tttttttttggtggggggCAGATTCCACATTTCTGAAGTTTACTGCATAGAACTGCACACCCCATCTGTTTGGGGTTTACGCAGTACAACTCCTCCAAATACATTTCTCATACTTAGGTCgggtttttatttatgtacataaatgtcatcaaaataGTGTTAGTTACTAGAATTTCATTTCGTTTGCCAAAAAGCTATCGGTTGCAAAGCGTATATATATACCTATATAGTAAGCAGTATTTCTCCAGGATTTCTGaaggacattggctgctttttcagtcattttcagtccagtccttgtaccatttccaaagaaatgtttttttgatAGTTAGGCCACTTAATACTGTcttatgaatcattcaagcataaaaatgcACCTATTTGAACAGATGAACCAGTTTTTTGTCTAcgcataacagacaacttagcaaagaacccatttcaaattgcttctttaggcactttgttacaaGCAGCGTGttgtaaaaacacaatttttccTATTTTTGTAGCCAATTCTATGGAAATTGCCAaacataacacagtttgacagatataaattgtatttttgcacaagtGAGTTGATTCTTTTAGCCAAAAACAACATGATGTGCAGTGGGTCCTCCTTTTTTTGAGCCACCACACAATGCCATCTGGAAAAGCGTTTCATTGACAACAGCTTAATTTTTCAGCTTAACAATGATTCCAAAGACACTTAAACCCAGTTAAAGAATACCTGGGTAGAaaaactatcagtcatggattggcctccccagagcccagacctcaacattattgaggTAGTGTGGGCTCATCTTGGCAGAGAAGAGAAcaaaagcagccaacatccaaagaagagctttgaacgTCCTTCAAGGAgcttggagaactattcctgaagactacttaaagtaGTTACAATGTGAATATTGCAGCTTTGAAACATGAAATGAATTCAAAGATTTGTCAGGCACAAGAGGCAAAACAGTTGtttcctgacacacacacacacacacacacacacacacacacacacacactgtcatttTAATAAGGAAGGAGAAGGTTAACACACAGAGTCTCATCTGAACAAAAATCACTGCAGTCAACCAAGGACTACGCTCTGTAACAGATTCACTTAAGTGAGCTCGCCATTGACTTCCCCATCAATATATTGAGCTCTGATTAAAAGGACTGAATGGTGCAGGCGTGTGAATAGCATCAACTACCGGTTTCTGAAGACCGAGGAGGAACATCTGAGATGGGGGCTCTCTGACACCATGTCAATAGGACACACTGGTAATGGGCACAAAGGGTTCATctgtaaaaatgaaagaatCAATAATATTTAGAATATgcagttaatttaaaaaaaaacaaaaaaaaaacataataaagcTAAAAAATGTGTTATTCTCGCACACCTGGCTTCGGTCTCGTTTTCCAACAGAAGGCAACCAAAAGCTAGAGGAGATAAAGAAAAAACGATCATGGAAACAAATACAGTTGATGTCTAAGAGTTATGTTTCTAAGATAGTTTTAAAAACTTTCTTACTCTCTTTGGTAAGGATCCTGGGAAAAGTGTCTCAGTCGCTCTACAAACACTGGCACGCTGCTGGcctgtgaaaaacaaatcaaagatgtacaaaaagaaacaaaacacaaaaactgtgcaACGGTAATTATTGAAGAGGGAAATTCAAGCTTTCTTTAACCTTGCTGGGAGGCCGCCTCCTATCCCTCCTGACGCAGCATGCAGCAGAGCCAGCCAGTCGTTTAAGACGTGAATGATACCCTGCAACGgcacaaaacaaaccaacactGTATGGTTTagcaaaaacatgaataaaGGAAAAACTGAATTGGTTACACTAACAATATAATCAAAAATTCTGACTTTATAgcgttcttcttttttaaactagCAAAAGAATTTATAGGACAACTGAAGTGTCTTCTGTAAGCCAAGGTAGTGATTTGAGGACCAACACTACATATTGTCGTGGTACCACTCAAATATTAAACAGCGCTTTAATGCACAGTGATAAAGATGCAGACTCAAGCGTTTCAAAAACTAATACTATATCTAGAAGACAGAATTGCTCTTTGCAACCTCGGTCAGAGAGTCGTGCAGGTTGCAGAAAGGCGGCTGAGGAATGGTTGTCCTCAAGGGGAAGCTGGCTGTCAGAGTCCCAGCTGGGCAGCAGGCCAGCCACACCCGTCCCAACTCCACAATCCCCCTCGAAGAACCAGTCACTCTGTTCGTCATCACCTGCACAGAGGGGAAGGGAAGATCTTCCATCAGTTAGCAAATCACGCTGACAATTATGAAGATTGTCAAGCAATTTgttgaaaacaggaagtaaatatTAGACACAAGCTACAATATCTCACATTTAACACTGTGTTGATGTTTGAGAGAAGCTAAGTCACTGCACATTTTTAGCATCCTACAAGCTGCGGGGTGAACTACTCCTTTAACTACCCATTACCAGACAACACCGGGCTTTTCCCCAGACGGTGAGCTCTTCTCAGACCTGTCACTCAGCAAAGCGTACACAGGAACCATGCCTCTCACAGTCAAGGTGTAGTGACAACTGTTAAATCAGAGGCCGCCTGGCCCCACCACGGCTAATGAGATTAGCAAAGGCTTCGGCGCTCATTAACACGACATGACAACGTCTTATTAGAGTCGCCTGGGTGCCCAGCAACCGGCCCATTGTATCTAAACCTCCTTCTCTAGCCCCAGCATTCCCTCAGAGTCGAGCAGGGTATTGTCCAAATCTGACAGCTCATCATCGTTCTACGTGCGACATCCCAAAAGCAATCAGCTGTTTACTTGCTAGTTTGAATCCATGTTAATAATACATATTTCTCTCTTAATACCTTGTCTTCCTTCATCATTGGTGAACAGACCAGGGTCGCTGCTGCATGTGCTGCTGGTTTCCctgcaatgaaaaaaaatatcacatgtGAATGATTCCCACTGAAACTCCTTCTTTAATATCAATATCAATAAAAATCTGAGGATCAGGAACTCCACTTAGATTTGTCACCTCACAGATTCTTTAGGTCAGGCAATGCTATAGAATCTGAAAAGTGAACAATGAAAATCCAAAAATGGCTATCTCCTGTAATGTCAGTATCTAACATGCAACattcaataataaaataatgaagaagTCTGGATCTAGAGGTCGACATAAATGGAAATGACACAAAAAGACAGAGCGTGCTGTGTTCTCCCTTGTTGTGATAGCAAACACAAAGGCATCAGGAGAGACTCTGATCGAAGCCACTGAGTGACATGAACAATCTAATTGAATATCCTCCGCTGTCAGCTCCAATCTAATCTGGCCTGCGTTGTGGAGGATGACAGGAGAGCGAAACGCATTCCCCTGTCCGCCCCTCCCTCTGGGTGTGCCCCACACGCGGAGCGACCCACAGACGTGCCGCTTCGACAACTGGCCGACATCTGCTGCGTGGGCTGCCTCTGCACAGACCGCTCCGTTGCCGGTCCTCCCCACGTCCTCGGGGCAACCCCTGTTACGCTCCCTCCACACCCTCTGTGCCCCCTGCCCCTCACCCAAATAACTgtggcttttctttctttttcacacttCATCCACCTCAAACTGGGACCTCCAGACAGTTCAAGGTCAGAGAAAGATGATGAGGAAGGAGCAGTAAGAGATGAAGAAAGAGGCCATTTTTTTTGCCgttgtttttaaatacatgtagcaCATGGGTTTATTGAATAACTACACACAGCGTGTACTTTTCTGATTACCAGTAAGCCTGGATGACTGGTTtctaacacacacaccagtTTCCCACACCCACAGTACAAATTGTTTTAATTAGCGTCTGTTTGACCACTTTTTCAAAGGTAATATATATTTTGACATATATTTGATATATCATCATCAGCTTGAGCGCCACACAGTGGTTTATCCTTTTAATTACTCAAATTGGTATTCGTGCAACTTTTTGAAAGAAAAGGCGCTTAATTCTCTTGACCAGCTTGCATTTTGATTCCTGTTTATCATCGCTGACCTTGCTTGTAGGAGAGAGCTGGAGGGTCGGATATGCGCTGATATGGTGCTTTGCCATATTGCACAGGCCTGTCAGTGATGACAGGATCAGGAAAATGTCCATCcagcctgcctgcctgcctgtctCCCTAGCCAGATGGTCCTGCAGCTTCTTCCCTAACATCCACAGGAAGCAGATGTGAGAGGGAACAGGCCTCTCCAGAGAATCTGGAAGAAGTCTGCCCTAACCCAGCAGCCCTAAACCGTCCCCTCCCCTTCAACCTTCTCTCCTCACCGATTCCCCCGGCCTCTCCTCAGCTGTACCCCACCTCTGGACATATCAGCTGGCATCTGGAGCACACAACACTCCAACATCAGAGGAGGACACTGCCTCAAGCTCTACAACAGCCAACACctgcattttttccccccttttatGCTCCGCTCTATTACCTTTCACAGGAATTTCTCAGGATGTTGTTTCCCATTTTCGAGTAAGAAATCTGTTTTGCTTCTTATTGCAGGGATTTTGTGCAAAGTTTGAAAAAGAATCACAGGTATAAACAATTAATTAGAGACTCCCATTAAGTATTTATCCGTATTAAAGGTGTAATGTGATGTCGCTTGGAGCAGCATAGGGCCGATGTGAGACCGTTTCCATTAAGTACTCCCTAATTAATGTTATAAATAATTGAGGCCCCCCATTTTTCTTGGGACCAAAAGAAACAcctcttctttcttcagcagtgACCTTTGTCGAGAAAAGTTGACAAATGTTTTGGGCAAACTTGGTTTCGTCTCGCTGCATGCAGCAAGAAAATCCTTCCATGAAACGGCAGCTTATCTGATCAAATGTGAGAATACTTTTCTGTAATAATACcataattagaataaatatgcccagaaaaaacaaagacaagggcaaaacaaatttaaaaaaaactgcattccAGCACTTAGAAATGGACTTAGCTTCCCTCACAGCTGTATTGTCTTATTACAATCCAAAGAGTTGAAGCAAAACACAGTATCCAGATGAGCACTAATCATTAGGCTATAATCCTCAGCTCCTGGGAGAGGCAGACCAGTTTGCACAGAGATTACAGGCAAGCCGCCATTTATTGAGCCTGGGCTCATTCTGCAGAGGAATAAAGAAGAGGCAGAGTCGGAGGGGGGCAAAGTGCTGATAACAATGGATCTGTGGGCTCTTCAAACAAGCCGCCCCAACCCAAATCCATGCCCTCTTCCATGGGTGTCTGATTATAAGGTTATCCCACCCTCCCTGAGCTGCAGTAATTGGATTAGTCTCAGAGATTTATGAAAATTAACTTCTGCAGATGCTGTGCTgctcccaaaaaaaaaaaaaaaaaaccctcctcaCTGAGTTTTCAAAATTTCAATGATATCAGTAAGAGAGAAGTGCCCACAGTGGCTTTTGTTTGCTCTTGATGCCAGGGATGAAATCAACAACACCAGAAGCAGCACACAGCTGGAGACCAAGGCCGAGCCCGGGACAGCAACTACCCACAGGTGAGGCCTGCTTGCTGGGACAGCCTGGGTGCCAGGTGGCCTGACTGCCAGCAGGCTGAGCCACGTCTAATCAAGGATGTGGAGCCCAACTGGAGCTACCAACATCTGCTCTCCTTGCACTTGGGTGGCTGAAGGCAAAGCCCTGCTCGGTGTGCACACAAGCCGAGTGACCTTGAGATGAGGGAGATCTTAGAAGACCAGAGGCTCCAAATGAAAAAGGTTAAAGGAATGAatcaaaactgaaagaaaaaaaaagtccaagtGACTCAAAAGACATTACAAGAATGTCATGAGTGTCTGACATCAAATGGACCATACACTCTCAGAGCATAAATATGGCCGCTGTACCACTGTCAACCCCTCATCACCGCTGCCATTTGTTCATATCCTTTTGCCTCTGCCAGGACTTAACCATTAGATTGTTCAGCCCTCAGTACAGTGTGGCAGTCTACTGAGCAGCAATCAACAGTGGTGCCGTTGTGTAAGTGAGAAATGATTGACAGCGTGCCATGGTGCTCCCATTTATTTCTTCTCCGGAGCTGTTTTCTGTCAGAACGGCTATTGATTTTTCCATAAAGTAAGAAAACAAGTACCGTTTAGGGGCTAGGGAGGTCAGCACAAATTAAACCTGAAGATGTAAAGCCTTCTCTCTGTCCCATTATGGGTTGCCTCAAATGTCTTCTTCACACATGTTTTATGTGATCAACAGATAATGAGATCAGCAAAGGAAATATGTTAGGAAAGTCCACTGGATGGCATTAGAAATGGTAAACAGGATGCACGACGCTTCAAAAAACCCCGACTCTGTTCCTGTGTATCTGACCAGCACTGAGAAGCATTTGTGTATTATGTATTATAACTGTAACTGTATTGCAGCATTATATCCCTGACAACCCAACGAGTATAACGTACAGAAACAGGATAGGGTGTGTGTATATCAGCTACTGCCTCCTGAGTCGAGGTCCGTGTCTGAAACTGCTTCCTGAATGCTATGTACACTCTGCTATTGTAttcaaatgttaaaattcagAAGTCCAAGCACGACATGGTGTACTCAAAAAATACTTCTATTATGACAAATAAATGCCACCGACATGCACCACTGCCTAGATACTGAAGATGTCCTGCATCTATTAGAGTAAAAATCAGTCATTAAACAAACTAGGCTTTCATAGCCTTGTACCATTTGGTTTAGTGGTACTAAGAGACTGTCTCATTTTAGCTATAATCACAAGCAGTTTTTCAGGTGtcaacttgttttgtttgtgcaaCTATgatcttcaaaataaaaagaaataagcaACCTTGGGgcctgaaaagtgaagccactTTGTAAGGACCTAAATCTGCAGTCCCTCTAGTGGCCACTAGAGGCTCACTCCAAAAGCAAATCAATCCTTGCAGACTtccatgttaaaatccagtaaaaacaaacatgttacACACTGGGCTTTTATAGCAGGGCAGCTGTATGGGGATGCTTTCAATTCTTAATGACCTACTCAGTTACATCTTATAAAGGCTTAGAGTTTGCATTATAAGTGGCACGACCTCTCTGAATACGTGGCTCTAGCCTCTAGCTTAGCGCTAGGCTTAACTTGAAGTAatttgagtcactgaactggaccaAGTCTCACCATATTTGTAGTGTTGTTACATTTGGGAGCAGATTGAATGCAATATTTTAACATAATGGCACGTGAAGTTTCAAGAAATCTATACAAATAGATTTGTATACTGCTTAATGCTTACATAGTGGATGTGTAAAATCCAAATAACCAACATGTTATATATGATATATGGACGTATAGTACCTACTACTGCAAGATAAATAACCATAATGTAATATGGAATTAAGTTGAAGCATATATAAAAatctaatgaaatgaaatttaaagATGCATAGATGCATTTATAGGTACAAAAACTACCTCTGTACATGTTAACGCCTCTTAAATGTACAAGGAGATCTAATGTAATCGTTTTATTTCCTTCTCAACACACAGTACTATTAAATGTGTATATTTAACAGAGAGCGGTGAATGAAGCTTAAATTGAGGTCACTGGCAGTTTTTGGTCTTAAGCTAAAGCGACATATGGTAATGTTTTCTTTACTGTAGTAATATAATGTCCCTCGCTGCTGCCAGTTACAGCCACATTtagttttgctaaataaaacgTGCACAAGACGGTGCACTCTGGGACCGTGGGACAGGCACAGCTTTAATTACCCAGCCCAAGACAGGAATTCATTTCAAAACAAATCAATACCACACCAAGtcacttatttatttgtgaCAATATTTcttgaaagaaaataatgagcTGGCAGATGCCCGGAGGCATAACTATCAAAGATCCCTCCCTGATGATCATTTCAGCTATACGAGATGAGGATGAAGAGACTctatcattcatttttaatgtcaaCTCAATACTTTAAAGCGGAGTGGCATGATTGTGATACATTTTTTTCGGTTTAGTTGAGGACATGCTGAATATTGACAACTGGCTAGATGAAGACAGGCATTATAGATCATCCTAAATGTCGCCTTGTTTAATTGCTTCTGTCTGATAGTAGTTATGCCCATGACTTTTATGTTATGGGTTTAACTGCCTTGGTAACTTTCAGTTTAAAGGGTAAAAGGGGCTTTTAGAGTTTTTAGCTTCTTTTTCAGCATGATTTAAATTGAGACTCTTTAAACAAGGGCAGGGTTAACATTTGGCTCGCTGCACAACTGTAAATTAAATGTTGGGTtcgaaaagctgaaaatgttatttttcacaATTAATGAGTCCAAAGTGCTTAACACGACTCTTAATGTTAGGTTGAGGAAGCCAAAAGTTGGGTTTAcctcaaagaaaaaagaaaatgtaaaaaattacCCATCAGACATGTTCTCGTCTGCAGCATCTCTgtgctctttctttctctcccagCACTCCTTTCCCATCAGTCTGGCTCTTTCAGTCTTTCTGTCTGCTCCCATCCAACCACCAGACCGCTTCTTTGATCCTGACAGATGCCGCACCTTAGAAGGCCTATTCCTCTGTTTCCTATCCAAACCAGAACCTTTTAAAGTGGACTGCAGTCTGACGGTTACATTTGAGGTCATGCGTTTAACTTTCCTCCGCCTCCTGAGTGGACGTCCGGGGTTATTCTCATTGAAGGAGTCGGACTCTGGCCAGGAGGACTGCCTCGCCCTGACTGAGCCTCTCATGAGGGACGGCCATCGGGTGGATGCGGTCATATCGTCAGAGTCACTGCAGTTGGCCACAGAAGTAGTGATGTTCTCCCTGTATTCTTTAGCCTCGTCCAAGCTGGACTCGGATGCCTCGATCCAGCATCGCCTGTGCTCTATCGGGTAGAGGGTGGACTCGCGAAAACGCTTACGGCCTCTGCGACGGCGGATCTGACGGCGTTGCTCCAGAGGACTCAGGACCATTTCCTCCCACAGCTCTCCAAGCTTATTCTGTTCTGAGGTCTGCTCCAGTGCAGACACCAGGTCCTGCACCAGCTCATCCATCATGGtgctgggaaaaaaagaaaatgttagtGACCAGTTAAACTCTTTGGATGTCTTGTCATGTTAAATTGCAGTTGTTAAGTGCAGG
Above is a window of Oreochromis niloticus isolate F11D_XX linkage group LG19, O_niloticus_UMD_NMBU, whole genome shotgun sequence DNA encoding:
- the LOC102080176 gene encoding G patch domain-containing protein 2-like, with product MMDELVQDLVSALEQTSEQNKLGELWEEMVLSPLEQRRQIRRRRGRKRFRESTLYPIEHRRCWIEASESSLDEAKEYRENITTSVANCSDSDDMTASTRWPSLMRGSVRARQSSWPESDSFNENNPGRPLRRRRKVKRMTSNVTVRLQSTLKGSGLDRKQRNRPSKVRHLSGSKKRSGGWMGADRKTERARLMGKECWERKKEHRDAADENMSDGETSSTCSSDPGLFTNDEGRQGDDEQSDWFFEGDCGVGTGVAGLLPSWDSDSQLPLEDNHSSAAFLQPARLSDRGYHSRLKRLAGSAACCVRRDRRRPPSKASSVPVFVERLRHFSQDPYQRDFWLPSVGKRDRSQMNPLCPLPVCPIDMVSESPHLRCSSSVFRNRQTSFTPGLLFTGDVRKRRETEAVSITSSAYNPFYMDHQREEAQGPGNISALEAVGPSVPASQSSTCVQPESLSLLQ